In Bythopirellula goksoeyrii, a single window of DNA contains:
- a CDS encoding Gfo/Idh/MocA family protein — translation MSICSQSRRDFLRRAIAAGISVPLAENACLSRAESTRPDSKSPNEKLDIAVIGVDGRGKANLDGVANENIIALCDIDDERLHFAAKQFPHAKLFKDYRQLLDSTKLDALVVSTPDHTHAIPVVSALQLGLDVYCEKPLAHSVWEVRQMRDWAKKQGSVTQMGTQIHATDNYRRVVELIQAGAIGKVDRVHIWHPNSSKPGKRSPSGTPPAHIDYDLWIGPAPLRPFDLSHFHFNWRYWWDFGGGTLADLGCHYIDLPYWALKLGNPESIRAQGEKTYIGDNEVPDNLRVDYQFPARDNLSSVHLTWYHGTLRPEGSEEYEKNAAVLFEGTQGRLLADYSTLRIYSEQDGVIATPVEPIPASIGHHQEWIEACKMRGETTCNFDYSGALAETVLLGNVAYRVGQELQWEHQSLQATNCPEAEQYIRREYRQGWEL, via the coding sequence ATGAGCATATGCTCCCAGTCGAGGCGGGATTTTCTGCGCCGCGCCATCGCGGCAGGCATTTCGGTACCCTTAGCAGAAAATGCCTGCTTATCGCGGGCAGAATCAACTCGACCCGATTCAAAGTCGCCCAATGAAAAACTCGACATAGCCGTCATCGGAGTGGATGGGCGAGGCAAGGCGAATCTTGATGGAGTAGCAAATGAGAACATCATTGCGCTGTGCGACATTGATGACGAACGACTCCACTTTGCCGCAAAGCAGTTTCCCCATGCAAAACTCTTCAAAGACTACCGCCAGTTGCTTGATTCAACAAAGCTCGACGCCCTCGTAGTTTCAACGCCAGACCATACTCATGCCATTCCAGTTGTCTCGGCTCTTCAGTTAGGTCTTGACGTCTACTGCGAAAAACCTCTGGCTCACAGTGTATGGGAAGTCCGGCAAATGCGAGATTGGGCTAAAAAGCAAGGCTCCGTTACGCAGATGGGAACGCAAATTCATGCAACCGATAACTATCGGCGTGTGGTCGAGTTGATTCAAGCCGGTGCGATTGGAAAAGTCGATCGTGTTCACATCTGGCACCCGAATTCTTCGAAGCCCGGCAAACGTTCACCAAGTGGGACACCACCAGCGCATATTGATTACGATCTTTGGATTGGTCCTGCGCCCTTGCGACCCTTTGATTTGTCACATTTCCATTTTAACTGGCGTTATTGGTGGGATTTTGGAGGCGGAACCTTGGCCGACTTGGGATGCCATTACATAGATTTGCCTTACTGGGCGTTAAAACTAGGAAACCCTGAGTCGATCAGAGCTCAAGGCGAAAAGACATATATTGGCGACAATGAAGTACCCGATAATCTCAGAGTCGATTACCAGTTCCCTGCGCGAGATAATCTATCTTCAGTTCATCTTACTTGGTATCACGGTACCTTGAGGCCGGAAGGATCGGAAGAATACGAAAAAAACGCGGCAGTTCTCTTCGAAGGAACCCAAGGTCGACTATTGGCTGACTACAGCACGTTAAGAATCTATTCTGAACAAGACGGCGTGATCGCAACGCCAGTCGAGCCAATACCCGCCTCAATTGGCCATCATCAGGAGTGGATCGAGGCCTGCAAGATGCGCGGAGAAACAACCTGCAACTTCGACTATTCCGGTGCACTGGCTGAGACTGTTTTATTAGGAAATGTTGCTTATCGTGTAGGTCAAGAGCTTCAGTGGGAACATCAATCTCTACAAGCCACGAACTGCCCTGAAGCAGAACAGTACATTCGGCGGGAGTATCGCCAGGGCTGGGAGCTGTAG